In Marivirga salinae, a single window of DNA contains:
- a CDS encoding GAF domain-containing SpoIIE family protein phosphatase, with the protein MDTTLKISNRFELKELELNALLEITQAINENLPEDSLYKIYNFTLRANLKLGKLMLIVQDKKQWELKLSFGTQKDYSHMDDKVYQIVKNRKILFNADLFDSPFEEFEVAIPVFHKNELLAIAFLGGVSNSQEKELIENHLNFIQALTNIIMVAIENKKMARARLEQEVYDKEMEIAKKVQQLLFPKSLPENDNFSIDAHYSPHHTVGGDYYDWLSIDENRKIVCIADVSGKGVPAALLMSNFQASLRTLLRKTTDLEEVIHDLNHQVFESANGENFITFFIALIDLKEKKLTYVNAGHNPPFLMSINGNIEKLEKGTLVLGALREIPFLEIGITEIQNTQTLLLYTDGLTEAFNEKEEEFGPERVMDILNNNIDTKPALILSSILKEIDDFIGKRALSDDITLLACQYNV; encoded by the coding sequence ATGGATACAACCCTAAAAATATCGAACCGATTCGAGCTTAAAGAACTGGAGCTAAATGCCCTGCTTGAAATTACGCAAGCAATTAACGAGAATTTACCTGAAGATTCATTGTATAAAATCTACAATTTCACCTTAAGAGCCAATCTTAAGCTGGGTAAATTGATGTTGATAGTTCAAGACAAAAAACAATGGGAATTAAAATTATCTTTTGGCACCCAAAAAGATTATTCTCATATGGATGATAAAGTATATCAGATTGTCAAAAATCGTAAGATTTTATTTAATGCTGATTTGTTTGATTCACCTTTTGAAGAGTTTGAGGTAGCGATTCCAGTTTTTCATAAGAATGAACTCTTGGCAATAGCTTTTTTAGGAGGTGTTTCTAATTCTCAGGAAAAAGAATTGATTGAAAACCATTTAAATTTTATTCAAGCGCTTACTAATATTATTATGGTAGCTATTGAAAATAAGAAAATGGCTAGAGCAAGGCTTGAACAAGAGGTTTACGATAAGGAGATGGAAATTGCAAAGAAAGTACAACAATTGCTTTTCCCTAAATCACTACCTGAGAATGATAATTTCAGCATTGACGCCCATTATTCTCCTCACCACACTGTAGGGGGCGATTATTATGATTGGTTGTCTATTGATGAAAACCGTAAAATAGTTTGTATAGCCGATGTGTCAGGAAAAGGAGTTCCTGCAGCACTTTTGATGTCTAATTTTCAAGCCTCTCTACGAACACTATTAAGGAAAACAACAGACTTAGAGGAAGTGATTCATGATTTAAATCATCAAGTATTTGAAAGTGCCAATGGAGAAAATTTCATCACTTTTTTTATTGCGCTGATCGATTTAAAAGAGAAAAAGCTTACTTATGTAAATGCAGGTCATAATCCTCCATTTTTAATGTCCATAAATGGAAACATTGAGAAATTGGAAAAAGGAACCTTGGTATTAGGCGCTTTAAGAGAGATTCCTTTCCTAGAAATAGGCATAACTGAAATTCAGAATACTCAAACATTATTGCTTTATACAGACGGATTAACGGAGGCATTTAATGAAAAGGAAGAGGAATTTGGTCCAGAGCGAGTGATGGATATTTTGAATAATAATATTGACACCAAACCAGCTTTAATTCTCTCAAGTATTTTGAAAGAGATAGATGATTTTATCGGAAAAAGGGCTTTATCTGATGATATTACTTTATTAGCTTGTCAATACAATGTCTGA
- a CDS encoding YnfA family protein, with the protein MSIFILAGLCEIGGGYLVWLTLREEKPSWVGVLGAIILIGYGVVATWQPANFGRVYAAYGGIFIVMAIIWGWKVDGIVPDRYDLIGGVIALIGMLIIMYAPRNN; encoded by the coding sequence ATGTCAATTTTTATTTTAGCAGGTCTTTGCGAAATAGGAGGCGGTTATTTGGTATGGTTAACGCTTAGAGAAGAAAAACCTTCGTGGGTAGGAGTGCTCGGTGCAATCATTTTGATTGGCTACGGAGTAGTTGCTACATGGCAACCTGCAAATTTTGGAAGAGTGTATGCAGCCTATGGAGGAATATTTATTGTAATGGCAATTATTTGGGGTTGGAAAGTGGATGGTATTGTCCCTGACCGCTATGATTTGATAGGGGGCGTTATTGCATTAATCGGAATGCTTATTATTATGTACGCCCCAAGAAATAATTAA
- a CDS encoding TatD family hydrolase — MIETHAHLYAEKFDEDRAEMMDRAAKAGVEKFYMPNIDHESIEPMMEVEDKFSNTIATMGIHPCSVEKHFEKQLYEVEDWLNKRKFVAVGEIGLDFYWDKSLMKEQKEALRIQIELAKKHQIPIILHCRDSFQETYEIVKELKDDNLKGVFHCFTGNAEDAQKVIDLGFYLGIGGVVTFKNGGLAEHISDIDINRMVLETDAPYLAPTPKRGKRNEPAYLELIAQKIADLKQMPKEELISITSTNAKALFA; from the coding sequence ATGATAGAAACACATGCGCATTTATATGCGGAGAAATTTGATGAGGACAGAGCAGAAATGATGGACAGGGCAGCAAAAGCTGGAGTTGAAAAATTCTATATGCCCAATATTGATCATGAATCTATTGAACCAATGATGGAAGTGGAGGATAAATTTTCAAACACCATAGCCACAATGGGAATCCATCCTTGCTCGGTAGAAAAACATTTCGAAAAGCAATTATATGAAGTCGAAGATTGGCTGAATAAAAGGAAATTTGTGGCAGTTGGAGAGATAGGGCTTGATTTCTATTGGGATAAAAGTCTGATGAAAGAACAGAAAGAAGCTTTAAGAATTCAGATAGAATTAGCTAAAAAGCATCAAATCCCCATTATTTTACATTGTAGAGATTCATTCCAAGAAACGTATGAAATCGTGAAAGAATTGAAGGATGATAACTTAAAAGGAGTTTTCCATTGTTTTACAGGGAATGCAGAAGATGCACAAAAAGTTATCGACCTCGGATTTTACCTTGGGATAGGTGGAGTGGTCACCTTTAAAAATGGAGGTTTGGCAGAACATATTTCTGATATTGATATTAATAGAATGGTATTAGAGACAGATGCCCCTTATTTAGCACCAACTCCAAAAAGAGGTAAAAGAAATGAACCAGCTTATCTGGAATTGATAGCTCAAAAAATTGCTGATTTAAAGCAAATGCCTAAAGAAGAACTCATAAGTATTACTTCAACTAATGCTAAAGCTTTATTTGCCTGA
- a CDS encoding glycosyltransferase, which produces MILAFFSIIILFYALALLFASKIWRKLPELNESGELKSVSILIPFRNEAENLNVLLNSLSQLEYPNDLLQVILVNDHSEDGFNEVIQSFEKNFPFKIKALSLPPQLSGKKSAITAGVKHSNSEIILTSDGDCSFPKDWVQKMHAPFEISHIQLVSGNVVFKSDNYLSRLFQMEFAPLIGVGAVSIELGNPTMANGANLAFRKATFEKLNPYSDNISIPSGDDVFLLQKLKVEHPNGIFYQKEAVVETQAPKDFKSFYRQRKRWAAKWSATSSLIDSLPALAVWAFHLIYITAITYSIITTQFMILLPVVILKIISEGIFISLILKSQGKGFRLDTFAVLQLFYSFYVLIFGLSANFGSYTWKERKYNSNERTGN; this is translated from the coding sequence ATGATTTTGGCATTTTTCTCCATTATCATTCTTTTTTATGCATTAGCCTTGCTTTTCGCTTCCAAAATCTGGAGAAAATTACCTGAATTAAATGAAAGTGGAGAATTAAAGTCGGTATCCATTTTGATTCCTTTTCGAAATGAAGCAGAGAACCTCAATGTTTTGTTGAATAGTCTTTCACAATTGGAATATCCAAATGATTTATTGCAAGTGATTTTAGTCAACGATCATTCAGAAGATGGTTTTAATGAAGTCATTCAATCATTTGAAAAGAATTTTCCGTTCAAAATAAAAGCTTTAAGCCTTCCTCCGCAATTAAGCGGTAAAAAGTCAGCTATAACAGCAGGGGTTAAACATAGCAACTCAGAAATCATTTTAACCTCTGATGGAGATTGTAGTTTTCCGAAGGATTGGGTACAAAAAATGCATGCACCATTTGAAATTAGCCATATTCAATTGGTTAGTGGAAATGTGGTATTTAAATCTGATAATTATCTTTCACGACTATTTCAAATGGAATTTGCACCATTGATAGGAGTAGGGGCAGTAAGTATTGAATTGGGAAATCCTACCATGGCGAATGGAGCCAATCTTGCTTTCAGGAAAGCTACTTTCGAAAAGCTTAACCCTTATTCGGATAATATTTCTATTCCCTCAGGTGATGATGTATTTCTATTGCAAAAATTAAAAGTAGAACACCCAAATGGCATTTTTTACCAAAAGGAAGCAGTCGTGGAAACTCAGGCGCCTAAAGATTTTAAATCCTTTTATAGACAAAGAAAAAGATGGGCTGCTAAGTGGAGCGCAACTTCAAGTCTGATAGACAGTTTGCCAGCTTTGGCGGTTTGGGCATTTCATTTAATTTATATTACGGCTATTACTTACAGTATAATCACAACCCAATTTATGATTTTGCTGCCTGTAGTAATATTGAAAATTATTTCAGAAGGAATTTTTATTTCATTAATTTTAAAATCCCAGGGCAAAGGGTTCAGGCTGGATACTTTTGCGGTATTGCAATTGTTTTATAGCTTTTATGTCCTGATATTTGGTTTGTCAGCTAATTTTGGAAGCTATACATGGAAGGAGAGAAAATATAATAGTAATGAACGAACAGGAAATTGA
- a CDS encoding DUF3703 domain-containing protein, with translation MNFNYKFPQGLKPYYEKELENFRTKLKSADYQVAWRHLERAHIIGQAYPVQHSYVHWIMLKFGFKIKNIKEVIGQIPRLLVGGVKSFVGKIPVGNTGGANVPPLRPMEIPEDLKQILAKV, from the coding sequence ATGAACTTTAATTATAAATTTCCACAAGGCTTAAAGCCGTATTATGAAAAGGAGTTAGAAAATTTTAGAACTAAACTAAAATCTGCTGATTATCAAGTTGCTTGGAGACATTTAGAGCGTGCACACATAATTGGTCAGGCATATCCTGTTCAGCATTCTTATGTACATTGGATTATGTTGAAGTTTGGGTTTAAAATCAAAAATATTAAAGAAGTAATAGGTCAAATTCCAAGGTTGTTAGTGGGAGGCGTAAAATCTTTTGTTGGTAAAATCCCTGTTGGAAATACAGGAGGGGCTAATGTCCCGCCATTGCGACCAATGGAAATCCCAGAAGATTTAAAGCAAATTTTAGCTAAAGTGTAA
- a CDS encoding asparaginase: MKKPYELIHIETATPKAPESAVMIIYTGGTLGMVYNEEQALVPFDFQNILDEVPSLRNFNLKITVASFNKLIDSSNVNPKHWDDIAGLVEDHYDEYDGFIVIHGTDTMAYTASAISFMLEGLNKPVIFTGAQLPIGAARSDARENLITAIEIASQKLNHRPIVSEVCIYFDNLLLRANRAKKVESVQFDAFQSENYPVLAEAGVIIEYNFSALRAFQAETELKVRKNIQQEVAILKVFPGISKAFVEGILSIKGLRGLVIETYGSGNAPTEKWFIDALHKAIEKGILILNVSQCMGGKVIQGRYQTSKDLQSIGVISGSDITTEAAITKMMYVLSHAHSEEMQQSYLIKPLRGEME, translated from the coding sequence ATGAAAAAGCCATACGAATTAATTCATATAGAAACCGCCACACCCAAAGCACCAGAAAGTGCGGTGATGATTATTTATACTGGTGGAACTTTAGGGATGGTCTATAATGAAGAGCAAGCGTTGGTTCCGTTTGATTTTCAGAATATATTAGACGAGGTTCCTTCCTTAAGAAATTTCAATTTAAAAATAACCGTTGCTTCCTTTAATAAATTGATAGACTCATCCAATGTAAATCCAAAGCATTGGGATGATATTGCAGGTTTGGTGGAAGACCATTACGATGAATATGATGGTTTCATTGTAATTCATGGAACGGATACTATGGCTTATACAGCATCTGCTATTAGCTTCATGTTAGAGGGACTCAATAAGCCAGTGATTTTTACTGGAGCGCAATTACCAATTGGTGCTGCTCGCTCAGATGCACGTGAAAATTTGATAACTGCCATTGAAATTGCCAGTCAGAAATTAAACCACAGACCCATTGTTTCAGAGGTTTGTATTTATTTTGATAATTTATTATTAAGGGCAAATAGAGCTAAAAAAGTGGAAAGTGTTCAATTCGATGCTTTTCAAAGTGAAAACTATCCTGTTTTGGCCGAAGCAGGAGTTATAATAGAATATAATTTCTCAGCATTAAGAGCATTTCAAGCAGAAACTGAACTAAAAGTAAGGAAGAATATCCAACAAGAAGTGGCCATTCTGAAAGTATTTCCAGGTATTTCTAAAGCCTTTGTAGAAGGGATTTTATCTATAAAAGGATTACGAGGATTGGTAATTGAAACTTACGGTTCAGGAAATGCACCAACAGAAAAATGGTTTATAGATGCTTTGCATAAAGCTATTGAAAAAGGGATCTTAATATTGAATGTTTCTCAATGCATGGGAGGGAAGGTAATTCAAGGTCGGTATCAAACCAGTAAAGACTTGCAATCCATTGGTGTAATAAGCGGTAGTGATATAACAACTGAAGCGGCCATTACAAAAATGATGTATGTTTTGAGTCATGCTCACTCTGAAGAAATGCAGCAAAGTTATTTAATAAAGCCACTTCGTGGAGAAATGGAATAA
- a CDS encoding polysaccharide deacetylase family protein, translated as MSDWAFYKTPKIIQRIFPSFQWKVDSNEKIIYPTFDDGPIPELTHEILSILNDFNAKATFFCVGDNIKKYPEIFKSILENGHSVGNHTFNHLKAWKTNDDEYLKNVNFCQQEIEKHVIQDKKLFRFPYGQFNLNLARKLKKADYDLIMWDVLSKDYNISISSDRILQKSIENSEHGSIIVFHDNLKAKEKIMQFLPLYLKHFYDIGYKFKKL; from the coding sequence ATGTCTGATTGGGCATTCTATAAAACCCCCAAAATCATTCAAAGAATATTTCCTTCCTTTCAATGGAAGGTAGATAGTAATGAAAAAATTATCTATCCAACATTTGATGATGGTCCAATCCCAGAATTAACCCATGAAATATTAAGCATTCTAAATGATTTTAATGCTAAGGCTACGTTTTTTTGCGTAGGTGATAATATAAAAAAGTACCCTGAAATCTTTAAATCAATTTTAGAAAATGGTCATTCAGTTGGTAATCACACTTTTAATCATTTAAAAGCTTGGAAAACCAATGATGATGAATATTTGAAGAATGTTAACTTCTGCCAGCAGGAAATTGAAAAACATGTTATCCAGGATAAAAAGCTTTTTAGATTCCCTTATGGACAGTTTAACTTAAATTTAGCTCGAAAGCTTAAGAAAGCAGATTATGATCTCATTATGTGGGATGTACTTTCGAAAGACTATAATATATCAATTTCATCTGATAGAATACTTCAAAAAAGTATAGAGAATTCAGAGCATGGAAGTATTATAGTTTTTCATGATAATTTAAAAGCAAAAGAGAAAATAATGCAATTCCTACCTTTGTATCTCAAACATTTTTACGATATTGGATACAAATTTAAAAAACTATGA
- a CDS encoding zinc-dependent metalloprotease, whose translation MMKQYFYIFILLFAVSCNAFKNNKSSEPELSKFDKLISGKEKFSGFMNYYWDSEKGKIYLEIDKFNEELIYVSYLSAGLGSNDIGLDRGQIGNSKIIKFEKIGNKIMVFEPNYKFRADSDNEAEKKAVKDAFAHSIIHGFEIEASNDWAHLVDATDFFIRDAHGVSQRLKKSKEGTYSLDKSRSIFNLEGSKNFPENTELDFWISFKGEAKGSEIYSVSPDADNITVRQHHSFVQLPDDDYEPRKFDPRAGYFGTTYKDYAVPINEDITQRLINRHRLQKKNPEAEKSEAVEPIIYYLDPGTPEPVRSALLDGAKWWNQAFEAAGYENAFQVKMLPEDADPLDIRYNVIQWVHRSSRGWSYGASVTDPRTGEIIKGHVSLGSLRVRQDFLIAEGLLAPYDKSGENNDMEEMSLARLRQLSAHEIGHTIGLAHSYTSSTENDASVMDYPHPNIELDEKGNITLENAYAENIGLWDKYAIRYGYEEIPTEANEEEYLNSILAEANEKGLTFISDRDARATGGAHPYAHLWDNGKDAAVQLNHLLNVRQKALSKFGENVIQYDRPLAQIQEALIPIYFLHRYQAEATVKLIGGLDYSYKMRGDNLKEMSIVPSEWQLEAVNSLANAVKAENLALPEQLLNTLNPRPLGYYDNRELLNGKTGVTFDAIGAAEQASAMVFGLVMHPQRLNRLVEYHARDSKNPGIQEALDVFEDVLFNQKVNNSYHEAIQLTSQSVFVNQLMKTFQNGKLSPLARAELMSVLKDISIQLSKSNYRDSDLRKSHNQMILTQIKLFMETPKEYDVAPLPSLPPGSPIGSCDY comes from the coding sequence ATGATGAAGCAATATTTCTATATTTTCATTCTGTTATTTGCAGTTTCTTGCAATGCTTTTAAAAACAACAAAAGTTCTGAGCCTGAATTATCCAAATTCGACAAGTTGATTTCTGGAAAAGAGAAATTCAGTGGTTTTATGAATTACTACTGGGATTCAGAAAAAGGTAAAATCTACCTGGAAATTGACAAATTTAATGAAGAGCTGATATATGTGAGTTATTTGTCCGCAGGTTTAGGTTCAAATGATATAGGGCTTGATAGAGGTCAAATTGGAAATAGCAAAATCATCAAATTCGAGAAAATCGGGAATAAAATTATGGTTTTTGAGCCGAATTATAAATTTCGGGCAGATTCCGACAACGAAGCTGAGAAAAAAGCTGTCAAAGATGCATTTGCTCATTCTATTATTCATGGATTTGAAATTGAAGCATCTAATGATTGGGCGCATTTAGTGGATGCCACTGATTTCTTTATTCGAGATGCGCATGGTGTGAGCCAAAGATTAAAGAAATCAAAAGAAGGGACCTATAGTTTAGATAAAAGCCGTTCTATTTTCAATTTAGAAGGTTCGAAAAATTTTCCTGAGAATACAGAACTGGATTTCTGGATTTCATTCAAAGGGGAAGCAAAAGGAAGTGAAATCTATTCCGTTAGTCCTGATGCAGATAATATAACAGTTCGCCAGCATCACTCTTTTGTTCAATTGCCAGACGATGATTACGAGCCTAGAAAATTTGATCCAAGAGCGGGTTATTTTGGCACTACTTATAAAGATTATGCAGTTCCTATAAATGAAGACATCACTCAAAGATTGATTAATCGACATAGATTACAAAAGAAAAATCCTGAAGCGGAAAAAAGCGAAGCAGTGGAACCCATTATTTATTATTTAGATCCTGGAACACCTGAACCAGTTCGTTCTGCTTTATTGGATGGAGCTAAATGGTGGAACCAAGCATTTGAAGCTGCTGGCTATGAAAATGCATTTCAAGTGAAAATGTTGCCAGAAGATGCAGATCCTTTGGATATCCGCTATAATGTAATTCAATGGGTGCACCGCTCTTCGAGAGGTTGGAGTTATGGAGCAAGTGTGACAGATCCAAGAACAGGTGAAATCATTAAAGGACATGTTAGCTTGGGTTCTTTACGAGTGAGACAAGATTTCTTAATTGCAGAAGGACTTTTAGCACCCTATGACAAAAGTGGAGAAAACAATGATATGGAAGAAATGTCATTGGCAAGATTGAGACAGTTATCAGCTCATGAAATTGGGCACACCATTGGCTTAGCTCACTCCTATACATCCAGCACTGAAAATGATGCTTCTGTGATGGATTATCCTCACCCTAATATTGAATTGGATGAAAAGGGAAATATAACATTAGAAAATGCCTATGCAGAAAATATTGGACTTTGGGACAAATATGCCATACGCTATGGATATGAAGAAATTCCAACTGAGGCAAATGAAGAAGAATATTTAAATAGCATTTTGGCAGAAGCAAATGAAAAAGGTTTAACATTTATTTCAGATAGAGATGCCAGAGCAACAGGCGGAGCACATCCATATGCTCATTTATGGGATAATGGAAAAGATGCAGCTGTTCAGCTCAATCATTTGCTCAATGTTAGGCAAAAAGCACTTTCTAAATTTGGAGAAAATGTAATTCAATATGATAGACCATTAGCTCAAATTCAAGAAGCATTAATCCCCATATATTTTCTACATCGATATCAAGCAGAAGCCACGGTGAAATTAATTGGTGGATTGGATTACTCCTACAAGATGAGAGGTGATAATTTAAAGGAAATGAGCATAGTGCCATCCGAGTGGCAATTGGAAGCAGTCAATAGCTTGGCTAATGCGGTTAAAGCCGAAAATTTAGCTTTGCCAGAACAATTGTTGAACACCTTAAATCCTAGACCATTAGGATATTATGATAATAGAGAATTACTAAACGGAAAGACTGGGGTCACTTTTGATGCTATTGGAGCAGCTGAACAAGCATCGGCTATGGTTTTTGGGTTGGTAATGCATCCACAAAGGTTAAATAGATTAGTAGAATATCATGCAAGAGACAGTAAGAATCCTGGGATTCAAGAGGCTTTAGATGTTTTTGAAGATGTTTTATTTAATCAAAAGGTTAACAATAGTTATCACGAAGCCATACAGTTGACTTCACAATCAGTTTTTGTGAATCAATTGATGAAAACTTTTCAAAATGGGAAGCTCTCTCCTTTGGCGAGAGCAGAATTAATGTCTGTATTGAAAGATATTTCTATTCAATTATCAAAATCCAATTACAGAGACAGTGATTTGAGAAAGTCTCATAATCAAATGATCCTTACTCAAATAAAACTCTTTATGGAAACCCCTAAAGAATATGATGTAGCTCCTCTTCCATCCTTACCTCCTGGAAGTCCGATAGGGAGTTGCGATTATTAA
- a CDS encoding glycosyltransferase family 2 protein → MTYLFLGLLMIIIVVILVDLILWMAWKPKAENPKPFEGELPFISILMAVRDEVHTVNYALNSLEKLDYPKDKYEVLMGDDDSTDGSTKIMQAWDKETNNFFYVPIKEKVEHLDAKANVLEQLAEKAKGEFLMITDADVEVPPSWLMKQLACWKEGSGIQSGFTIIKAKDFLSSMQMIDWSLALGMVKIVSGWKIPVTAVGNNMMVSKEAYTKVGGYKNIPFSVTEDFALFKAVAKKGYRYQQLANEESLVRTFAIKGFWNLMNQRKRWMSGALKLPPFMVALLVFQALYYPAMLAMIFVNPFVAIPLFGLKITLQSLFINKILERLNQYVPLGNLFIFEFYSGFISVALLFFYLLPLPVKWKGRKFAKG, encoded by the coding sequence ATGACCTATCTATTTTTAGGCCTATTGATGATTATAATTGTTGTAATCTTAGTGGACTTAATTTTATGGATGGCCTGGAAACCAAAAGCTGAGAACCCCAAACCTTTTGAAGGTGAATTGCCTTTTATTTCCATTTTGATGGCTGTCCGTGATGAAGTACACACGGTAAATTATGCCTTAAACTCGCTCGAAAAACTTGATTATCCCAAAGATAAATACGAAGTGTTAATGGGAGATGATGACTCTACTGACGGAAGCACTAAAATCATGCAAGCGTGGGATAAAGAGACCAATAATTTCTTCTATGTGCCTATAAAGGAAAAAGTTGAACATTTGGATGCCAAAGCAAATGTTTTGGAACAATTGGCTGAAAAAGCTAAAGGTGAATTCTTGATGATAACCGATGCGGATGTGGAAGTTCCACCCAGTTGGCTCATGAAACAATTAGCTTGTTGGAAAGAAGGTTCTGGTATTCAAAGTGGCTTTACGATTATTAAAGCCAAGGATTTTTTATCCAGTATGCAAATGATTGACTGGAGTTTAGCTTTAGGCATGGTTAAGATTGTTAGTGGTTGGAAAATCCCTGTCACAGCAGTTGGTAATAATATGATGGTGAGCAAAGAAGCTTATACTAAAGTAGGAGGATATAAAAACATTCCTTTTTCAGTTACAGAAGATTTCGCTTTATTTAAAGCTGTAGCAAAAAAGGGGTATAGATATCAACAACTCGCAAATGAGGAAAGCTTAGTACGTACTTTTGCTATCAAAGGCTTTTGGAACCTGATGAATCAACGCAAACGATGGATGAGTGGAGCCTTAAAATTGCCTCCTTTCATGGTAGCACTTTTGGTATTTCAGGCTTTATATTATCCAGCAATGCTTGCGATGATTTTTGTCAACCCATTTGTAGCAATTCCTTTATTTGGTTTAAAAATCACTTTGCAAAGTTTATTTATCAACAAAATTTTAGAAAGACTCAATCAATATGTGCCGCTTGGTAATCTTTTTATATTCGAATTCTACAGTGGGTTCATTTCTGTTGCACTTCTTTTCTTTTATCTATTACCTTTGCCCGTTAAATGGAAAGGAAGAAAATTCGCTAAAGGATGA
- a CDS encoding MotA/TolQ/ExbB proton channel family protein has translation MKKLFVLMMMTGALIFGFNGNAIAQDEEATSEMENDTTAMESDSAEVTDTAAVEEVDTTATTVVEEEEVVEEQGFHQVIKEKFIEGGWGFMSVVLICLILGLAISIERIITLNLATTNTNKLLANVEDALSQGGVEAAKEVSKSTRGPVASIFTQGLMRMSEGVEMVEKSVVSYGSVEMGRLERGLVWISLFISLAPMLGFMGTVIGMINAFDSIEAAGDISPSLVAGGIKQALLTTVAGLIVAIILQLFYNYCVSKIDSLVNQMEDASISLVDILVKHNLTK, from the coding sequence ATGAAAAAGCTATTTGTTTTAATGATGATGACCGGAGCTTTAATATTCGGTTTCAATGGCAATGCGATTGCTCAGGATGAGGAAGCTACCTCTGAAATGGAAAATGATACAACTGCAATGGAAAGTGACTCTGCGGAGGTCACAGATACTGCAGCTGTTGAGGAAGTTGATACTACTGCTACTACAGTGGTTGAAGAGGAGGAAGTTGTAGAAGAGCAAGGCTTTCACCAAGTAATTAAAGAGAAGTTCATTGAAGGTGGATGGGGATTTATGTCAGTAGTATTAATATGTTTGATCTTAGGATTAGCTATTTCTATTGAGAGAATCATTACTTTAAACTTAGCAACTACAAATACTAACAAATTATTGGCTAATGTAGAAGATGCTTTAAGTCAAGGTGGTGTAGAAGCTGCAAAAGAAGTATCTAAAAGCACTAGAGGGCCAGTAGCTTCAATTTTTACCCAAGGTTTAATGAGAATGTCAGAGGGTGTTGAAATGGTTGAGAAATCAGTAGTTTCATACGGTTCTGTTGAAATGGGACGTTTAGAAAGAGGTTTAGTGTGGATTTCATTATTCATTTCTCTAGCTCCAATGTTAGGTTTCATGGGTACTGTAATTGGTATGATTAATGCATTTGATTCAATTGAAGCTGCGGGTGATATTTCGCCTTCATTGGTAGCAGGTGGTATTAAGCAAGCATTGTTAACTACTGTAGCAGGTTTAATTGTTGCAATTATTTTACAATTATTTTACAACTATTGCGTTTCTAAAATTGATTCTTTAGTAAACCAAATGGAAGACGCATCTATCTCATTAGTTGATATTTTAGTGAAGCATAATCTTACTAAGTAA